The sequence below is a genomic window from Chrysiogenia bacterium.
GTCGTCGGGCGCGCTGTTTCCGAAGAGGAGGCGCGCCGGGCGCTGGAGCGAATCCGGACGCTTACCGAAGTCCTGGAAGACATCCGGCGCGGCCGAAACGAAATGCGAAGCAGCAATGCACATCCGCCGGAGAAAAGGGATGAAATCCCCGCAGAAAATGCTTGACTGAAAACCGGGATTTGCCCGATGCTGCGGGGTTGATCGGAAGGAGAGAAAACCGTGCAGGCATCTACAAAGGCTTTCGGGTTTGCCAGAGTGAGCAGCGAAGATCAGGCGCGAGGCGGCATCTCGCTGGGGCTCCAGATGGACGCCATTCGCGCTTACTGCGCCGCAAAGGGCCTCGATCTTGTAAAGACATGGGAAGTGGCCGAGACGGCCAGTTTCGACGATGAGCGCGTGCGCTTCAAAGAGATGCTCGAAGAGTATTCTTCGTCCGAAGAGGTGCCGCACCTCGTCTTCTACAAGGTCGATCGCTCGAACCGGAACACCTGGGACCACGCGCGGCTCGAAGATCTTGTGCGAAAACGCGCCAAGCACCTGCACGCGGCTTTGGATCACTTTCACCTGCACAGGGAAGCGCCGCCGTCGGAATGGGATCGCTTCGAGATGATGGGGCTCTTTGCCAGGAGTGAGACCCGGCACCTCTCGGCCCGTGTGAAGAGCTGCATCGCCCAGCAGACAGCCCAGGGCCACTGGAGCTACAAGGCGCCGCCGGGGTATCGCAAAATCCCCAGAGGCGGCATCGAGCCCGACCCGCTGCAGGGGCCGCTCGTTGCCGAGCTGCTTGCCATGGCGGCAACCGGGAACTTTTCTCTCGACGTGCTCACCAAAGAGTCCTTGCGGCTTGGCATTCGCTACCAGGGCAAAGCGCTCTCGCGCTCAGCGATTCACCGCTGGCTCGTCGATCCGGTTTTCGCCGGGCCCTTCTATTCCAAGGGCACCCTCATCACGAACTACCGGCACACCCCGCTCATTGACTGGCGTACCCACGAGCGGATCAGAGAGCGGCTCTCAGACTACCGGCGGGTTGAGAAGAAGGTCCGCGAGCCCCAGGCGCTGAGCGGGGTCTTGGAATGCGCCGTCTGCGGAAACTCGATCACCTTCTTCTCGGCCAAGAAGGGCCGATACACCTACGGCT
It includes:
- a CDS encoding recombinase family protein; its protein translation is MQASTKAFGFARVSSEDQARGGISLGLQMDAIRAYCAAKGLDLVKTWEVAETASFDDERVRFKEMLEEYSSSEEVPHLVFYKVDRSNRNTWDHARLEDLVRKRAKHLHAALDHFHLHREAPPSEWDRFEMMGLFARSETRHLSARVKSCIAQQTAQGHWSYKAPPGYRKIPRGGIEPDPLQGPLVAELLAMAATGNFSLDVLTKESLRLGIRYQGKALSRSAIHRWLVDPVFAGPFYSKGTLITNYRHTPLIDWRTHERIRERLSDYRRVEKKVREPQALSGVLECAVCGNSITFFSAKKGRYTYGFCGTCKRNGVKHPFLDEREAAAQLRGIAAQAILAPEASKLLEAGLYEYRTRKTEALQARRASIEARLEALRQKLSRAFEALTEGAVDGETYARNTNAWRSEKEK